The genomic interval GGCATTACCACTACGGTGAATCCCTTGCCAACCGTTACATTAGCCAGTTCAGATCCGGATAATGTAATTTGTTTAGGAGAGACTGTTACTTTTACAGCTACCTCGGCTACAGCTACTAATTATGAGTTTTTTATAAATGGGCTTTCTGTGCAGAATAGTGGTTCTAATAAATACATCACTAATGCTTTGACGAATGGACAGACTGTAACAGTAAGAGTGACAACTGCTAATAGTTGTTCGGTTGAAAGCAGCGGCATTACCACTACGGTGAATCCCTTGCCAACCGTTACATTAGCCAGTTCAGATCCGGATAATGTAATTTGTTTAGGAGAGACTGTTACTTTTACAGCTACCTCGGCTACAGCTACTAATTATGAGTTTTTTATAAATGGGCTTTCTGTGCAGAATAGTGGTTCTAATAAATACATCACTAATGCTTTGACGAATGGACAGACTGTAACCGTGCGTGTAACGACGGCAAGCACTTGTAGTACGATTAGCAATGGTATTACTACTACGGTGAATCCTGTAGCGACAGTTAATGCTGGAACAGACCTGGTAGTTTGTGCCAACGAAGCCATTACCCTAACTGGTTCAAAAGGTGGTGCAGCCAGTATGGTAACATGGAGTGGTGGTAAAGGTATTTTTGGAGACGCAACTTCACTTAATACTACTTATATACCCGATCCAAGTGAAATAGGCAAATCGGTTGTTCTTACTCTTACCACCAATGACCCAGATGGATCAGGCCCCTGTGTATATGTTGAAGATCAGGTGAGAATTACCATTAATGCCCTGCCTAACGTTCTGTTCAGTGGTTTAAATCCAGAATATTGTATAGATGCTCCGGAAGTTACCCTAACTGGTTTTCCGGTTGGAGGCTTTTTCTCAGGTCCGGGAATTGTTACCGGAACTTCTAAATTCAAACCTTCAGATGCTGGAGCAGGCACACATGTGATCCGCTATACTTATACAGATGGCAACAATTGCACAAATTATATTGAAAGAAGTGTAATTGTACACCCACTGCCAATAGTGAGTTTTGCAGGTTTTAACAACTCAGGACCCGGAGGTTCAGCTATCTATCCACAGGATGCGCCATTGATTAATTTAACAGGTTTTCCGCCAGGAGGAACTTTCGTGGGGCAGGGTATTTCTGGCTCTACCTTTAGCGCTTCTGCCGCAGGTGCCGGTACTTACATCATTAGGTATTCGTATCAGGATGCCAATAAGTGTATGAATTATCAGGAGCAGACGGTAGTAGTAGCGCCTTTGCCTAATGTAGGAATTGGTAATATTCCAAGTCCGTTCTGTTCAAAAGATCCTGATTTTATCCTGACTGGGACTCCTGCTGGCGGAACGTTCTCTGGTCCTGGTATTATTACAAATACATCCATTTTCAGGCCTTCCAGTGCATTTATTGGTGCAAATGTAATCAGGTATACATATACTGATCCTATAATTGGTGGTACGAATTTTATTGAAAAAACAGTAATAGTAAATAAAGTCCCTGATGTAACTTTCAGTGGACTCAATGCGGCCTATTGTGAAGATGCACCTAATGTTACTTTGAATGGGTTTCCTGCAGATAATGATGGACCAGGAGGAGTAATAGGTATATTCAAAGGTCCGGGGATGGTGCCAGGTACGTCTATATTTAATCCATCGGCAGCAGGCGTAGGTATTCATACCATTACCTATATATATACCAATGAAAACGGATGTACAGACTCAACTAAAAACGCTGTAATTGTACATGCCTTGCCTCAGGTTACCTTCAGCGGATTAGCTGCTGCTTATTGCGTAGATGCTCCATCAGTTAAATTAACTGGTTTCCCGGTTGGGGGTACTTTTAGTGGTCCTGGTATCAGTGGTGCCAATTTTATACCTTCTCTTGCGGGAATAGGCACTCATTTGATCAGATACGCCTATACTAATAGCAATGGTTGCATTAATATTCAGGAACAATCTCTGGTAATTAACCAGATTCCGGATGCAAGTTTTACCTATTATAATGTGTGCGATAAGGACAGTGTATCATTTGAGGATAAAACCTTAGAAGGTTTGTCAGGAAAGATTCAGCAGTGGGAATGGAATTTTGGTGATCCTTTGTCTGGCAATTCAAACATTTCAGATCTTCAATATCCTAAGCACTTATTTACAGGTCCGGGAGAATATTCCGTTACATTGAAAGTCACTTCTGAGTATGGGTGTACAGATACTAAAGTTATTGCGATTACGATAGGAGGCATTCCTCAGCCAGACTTCACATGGTCGGACATCTGCTTTGGTGAATCTGTTGATTTTATGGCACACACCTCTCTGAGTGTAGGATCGATCAGTTCCTGGGAATGGAATTTCGGTGATGGGACAAGCCAGGTTTATACAAACGCTTCTGATAAGGTTACCCATTTGTATCCAAAAGCAGGAAAGTACATGGTAACACTTAAAGTAACAACTAATTTTGCCTGTACAAATTCTATTTCAAAACAGATATATATTCTACCAAGTGTTGCAACATATCCATATATAGAAAATTTTGAACAAAGCACCGGAGGATGGGTAGAGGATGGCGCAAATGTAAGCTGGGAATGGGATATACCATCAGGAACAACAATTAACACAGCATCATCCGGCTTAAAAGCCTGGTATACAGGTTCAGGTCAGGGCTATAATCCAAATGAAAAATCCTATGTGTATTCGCCTTGCTTTGATTTTACTCAGCTACAAAAACCAATGATTTCGATAAAAGTCTGGGATCATACACAAAAAGGTTTTGATGGGGCTGTATTGCAATATTCTATAAATGGAGGTGTCGACTGGAAAAACGTGGGTGCAATAGATGAAGGCATTAACTGGTATAATCAGTCAGCTATTGTAGGTAATCCTGGAAACCAACCCATTGGCCAGCATGGATGGTCTGGTACAGACTCTAGCTGGGTGGAAGCGAAACATGATCTCGATTTTCTGAAAGGAGAATCCTCTGTCCGTTTCCGTATAGCTTTTGGTAGCAATGCAGATAATCCTCCCGGACAGCCATTAGATGGGTTCGCTTTTGATGATGTATATATTGGGGAAAGAGACAAGATTGTATTATTAGAACATTTCACTAACAGTGAAAATACGGAAGCTATGGAGGAAAATAGTATAATCGATGGCCTTATGAGTAATAGTGGAGGCGAGATTATTACTATACAATACCATACTAATTTCCCGGGCAACGACCCATTGAATATAATTAATCCGGCTGATCCTAGTGCAAGAGCTTTGTATTATGGGATACCGCAAACACCTAGAACAGCGCTGGATGGATATATTGAAAACAATAAATTCTCTCAATGGGCAGTTACAGATTTATCAAGGCGTAAACTGGCAGCGGCAGCTTTCTCAATTGACTTAGACCTTACGCAAATCGGGCCTTCCTCTCTGCATATAGCTGCTGATATTACGTCAAAATTTGACTTTAATGACAGCTTATTTATATATGCAGCAATTGTAGAAAAAGAGGTAGCCGATGCGTATAGTGGTGCACCAGTATTCCGGAATGTACTTAGGAAGCTATTGCCTGATGCGGCAGGAATGTTACTCTCGAAAACATGGTCGCCAGGATCAACTGAAATAGTAGAATTTTCCTGGGAAGTTATGCACATTAAAGATCCTGCACAACTAGCAGTAATTGTATTTGTACAGGATGCTGCCACCAAAGAAGTATATCAGGTGGTACTAAAAGAACCAGGTTTTATTCCTGAAGTAATTACCGGTGTAGAAAGTAACGATCAACAGGAAAAGTTTGTTGTATATCCTAACCCAGCTTCTAGTCAGGCTTATATCTCCTTTGATAATGGCGCCAGCCAGAATGGTGAATGGTATGTGTATGATGTATTAGGAAGAAAAGTAAATTCTGGTAAAGTACAAAAAGGCCAGAAACAAGTGAAGATTGAAACAGCCGGTTTCTCTCAGGGAACCTACCTGCTGCAAGTCAGTCTGAATAACAAAAATACACTCTATCAGAAGTTAATTATCTATCATAATAAATAATTAATACCAAAACAAAAAATAACATGCGTATCTGCTGATAATAGCTTTTGCAGAAACCACCCTATATTTAATTACGGATGAATAATTACTAATTATGAATTGCAGATCTATACTCTCTCATTATTAATGTGAATCAAGAGTAGAAAAGGCAGTATAGTAAAGAGAGATACCTTTGTAGAATGCTACACAATTAATCAGACTCTATTACTATATCTGCCATTGCTATGATAGACAGTCTTGTCTGCATTATCAACGCATGAGCAATAATTATTTACCTTCCTTTACTGACCAAGAAGTGATGACCATATACTTGTTTGGTATCCTGCAGAAAAGGTTTACTGTTAAGGATGGCTATGGTTATATTGTGAATCACTGGTTAGATTGGTTTCCTTGTCTGCCTTCCTACCAGGCTTACAACAAACGATTAAATGAGTTGTACTGGCAGTTTGAAGTCATCCTTCAAGCGCTTATGAAGCATCTCTGCTACAAGGACAGTTATGCTGATATCAGCTAAGTAGATTCTTTGCCTATCATTCTTTCTAAAAGACCCTATCAGGCTAAAGTAGCTTTACAAGTAGCCGATAAGGGATATTGCGCTACTAAAAATCTGTATTACCATGGGCTAAAACTGCATTTTGTTGGGGCAGACTGCTATCAATGTCTACCTCAGGCTCAACATATAAGCTTTAGCCAAGCCTCAGCTAATGATCTGACCGTTTTAAAACCTGTTTTCAGCCCACTACAAGCTTGTAAAGTGATTAGTGATAAAATTTATGCTTCCCAAGCGTTCAATGATCAGCTAAGCAGGCAACAAGTGGAAATACTTACCCCTGTTAAACTCAAAAAAGGACAAAAGTATCTGCCAGCCGCAGATAAACTGTTTTCCCGCTATATTAGTACCATCAGGTAACCGGTGGAAGCTTTCTTTCATTGGCTCAATGAGCAAACGGCTATTCAGTTTGCTAGTAAAGTTCGTTCAGAAAAAGGCCTTTGGATGCATTGTTTTGGTAGACTTACTGCAGCCCTTTTTATTTTAGTTTGCAACCCTTGATTCACATTTGTAATTGATTAAGGCCTCTGAGCAGAATAACAAGTCTATGGCGCATATTAATTTTATGTTATTATAAATAGTTGAATAACTATTTATTAGTGTCCTTCCAGAAATAAAACAGATGGCTATGCTGGCTTATCTACGGCTAGAATCCTAGCTCGAATATTTTCAATCATCCTCCTTTGCTTGTTCCTTGGAAAATATAATTTTGACAGATAAGGAAAAATTATATTTTTTCTGGATTGTATATTGAATGTAAAGCTTTATGTTTCCTTTGCATCCACAAGATAATTACATTATATGTAGCAAAAATTAAAAAATCACATATTAAATTAGATTTTTATTATATTTTATTTAACTTACCCATTAATATACTTTATCTAATGACTCTCTTGAAAGGATTGTTGCCAGTTGTCTAAGAAAGACAACTAATTAGCATTAATTAGCTATAAAGAAATTAAACAAAAATAAGTATTCAACTATCAGAATCATTTTAAGATTAATCAGTTTTACTAAATCTATGCCATACAAAACACCTATTCTAACAAAACATGCTGCTGGTCCAGGACCCTAGTATAATAATTTAACAATTTTGTAAGTATCTAATAATTGCATTTTATATATCACCTTTATTAAACTATGAAAAACAATACTCAACAAGCAATTTATGGCTTTTTGTCTGGTAACAGGGTATTGAACCTGTGTGGCATAAGAGGAATAAAAAAGTACAGTATATTTTTATCTGCTTTGCTTCTATCCCTTACTTTTCCTTTGCAAACGTTTGCTCAGGATGTAAATATCTCAGGAAAAGTTCTTGACGAAGCAGATAGTTCTCCCTTGCCTGGTGTTAATATTACAGTAAAAGGCACAACAAATGGTACAGTTACGGATGGAACAGGCGCATATACACTTTCAGTTCCTAGTAATTCAACCCTCGTTTTTAGTTATATTGGATATACTACTCAAGAAATTGCGGTAAGTAATCGGACAAGCATCAATGTAAATATGGCTTCTGATGTAAAAGCATTATCAGAGGTTGTAGTGGTAGGATATGGTACGCAAAAGAAAGCCGATGTTACTGGTGCTACTGCAACCGTAACCGCCAAAGACCTGAACGTTGGGGTTATCAATAATCCATTACAATCAGTACAAGGCAGAGTAGCGGGTTTGAATATAGTGAGCTCCGGTGGTGATCCAACAAATAACCGCCCGGCCATCCGGCTAAGAGGTACTTCCTCTTTAAGTGCCAACAGTGAGCCATTAATTGTGGTTGATGGGGTGGCTGGTGTTCCTTTGAATGCAGTAGCTCCGGAAGATATTCAATCAGTTGACGTATTGAAAGATGCCTCTGCCGCTGCAATTTATGGATCAAGAGGCGCTAATGGTGTAATTATTATTACTACCAAACGGGGTATAGCCGGCAAAACAACTGTTGAATATAATGGATATGTAGGTGTAGAAACTCCTGCTAAGTTTTTGCCTTTTCTATCAGCTGATGAATATCGATCTAAACTCAGAGAATTAAACTTGGATGTAACTGCCAATGATTATGGAGCCAGCACCAACTGGTTTAAGGAGCTTTCACGGAATGCGGTAAGCCAAAACCACAGTTTAGCTGTTTCAGGTGGAACCGATAAGTTCTCTTATCGTGGTTCACTTGTCTATTTGAATCAGCCTGGCATTATGCATAACTCATCGTATGACAGATTAAATGGACGTTTGAATCTGGTGCAAAAAGCATTAGATGATAAGCTGGAAATACAATTATTACTTTCTCAGCAAATTGCCAATAAGAATCAAGTAGATCCATTTGCTTTTCTTTTAGCCGGACGTATTAATCCCACAATACCAGTATATAATGACCAGGGAACATTTTTACAGCCAGGCGTAGCTGGTTTTGATGTATACAATGGTAAAAGAATTCCTGGCGGGTTTGAAATTGCTAATCCGCTTGCATTATTAGAACAGATTGAACAGTTAGGCCGTGAAAAGCAGACTTTAGGCAATGTAAAAGTTTCTATAGAACCTGTTACAGGATTAAAGTTCGGGGTGAATGGCTCTATCAGTAATAATAACTGGATCTATGGCCGGTTCCAGCCAAGTACTTTTACGGCAGGTGGTAATAATCAGTCTGCTGCTCAGCGGGATACCAGGGAGACTATTGACAAATTACTTGAAATAACAGGACAATATTCCAAAACTTTTGGCACTCATAATGTAAGTGTTTTAGGAGGTTATACCTATCAGAAACTAAGTAATGAAGGATTCAGAGCAGCAAACAGGAGTTTCCCGGATGTATTTGGCTATAGCAATTTAAATGCTGGCAATGCACAGGCAGATGGTACTACTAATCGTGAAGTGAGTTCATATAAAACCGAAGCGATCCTGGTAGGTTTTCTCGGACGTATAAACTACTCTTTTAATGAGAAATACCTGCTGACTGCCAATATCCGCCGGGATGGTTCTTCCCGTTTTGGGTCTAATAACCGCTGGGGTTGGTTTCCTTCAGTTTCAGTAGGATGGCGCATTGGAGAAGAAAGTTTCTTAAAGAATACAGGTATCTTCAGCGATTTAAAGCTACGTGCCGGATACGGAGTTACCGGAAACCAGGAAGGTATTTACGACTATGCTCCCCTGCTGTTATATGGTGCTAATGGCTCTTTCCTGAATAATGGCGCCTGGCAAACCACCTATGGATACAGCCAGAATGCTAATCCTGATCTGAAGTGGGAAACCTCTGCTATGACTAACATTGGGGTTGATTTCTCCTTGCTTCAAGGCAGGCTTAATGGCTCCCTGGAAGTATATAGCAAAGATACACGCGACTTACTATTCTCTTATCCGATTGCTATTGGCAGTACATATGGAAGCCAGAATCTTACCGCATTAACGAGCAGTGTACTAGCAAATGTTGGAGAGATAAACAATAGAGGGATTGAATTTGCCGTAGATTACCTGGTTATTGACAGAGAAGATTTTCAATGGAAAACTAATTTAAACTTAGCCCATAACAGGAATAAAATTGTTTCGCTTTCATCCGGAATATTCAGGTATGATGCCAGTAACCCAAGAACGTATGGTGGTTATGGTAGTGGACAAGGTGGTATAGCCAATCCAGTAGCATTAATAGAAGGCTATCCGATTGGGCAGTTCTATGGCCCGGTTTTTCAGGGCTTTGGTACAACTGAAAAAGGAGAGCCTATCTATAATTTCAAAGATATTGATGGTGATGGTTCTATAGATCCTTTTGGTAAAGACCGTACCTTTATTGGTGATGCCCAGCCTCGTTTAGTCTATTCCTGGGGCAATAATTTTACTTACAAAAGATTTGATCTCTCTGTTCTGTTCAGAGGTGCTTTAGGTCATAAAATTGCCAATGGTCCTTATATTTATTCGGCTAATCCAAACCGGTTCCCTGGTAATAACGTAATTAAAGATGCTTTCTCTACAGGTATTCCTGCAGGTTTATCTCCGGCATGGTCTGACTTTTGGGTAGAGAAAGGAGATTTTGTCCGTTTAGATAACTGGCGTTTATCTTACAAATTACCTACTTTCTGGAAGTATGTGACAAGTGCCTCAATATTTGTAGCCGGCAATAACACCTTTGTAATTACCAAATATCGTGGCATTGATCCTGAACCAAGATTGGGTGCATCCAGAGATATATATGGCAATAATAACGATGATGCTATTAACACAAATTTATCTCCCGGATTAGAGAACATTACTTTCTACCCTCGTACACGTTCTTTCACCGCTGGGGTTTCTTTGAATTTTTAATAATAATTTATATCTATTTTAAACCAACTAATTACTAAGAATGAAAAGGTTTAAGCAAATAAAAATAACAGCTGTATTAAGTGGCGCTTTACTGCTTACAGGAATACATGCTTGTACTGACCTGGATACCGAAGTATATGACCGTGCCTCTGCAGAAAATTTTCCATTAAATGCGAATGAACTATTATCTACAGTAGGTGGTACCTATGGAACACTCAGAGGATGGAATGGGGCACCATTTGAACTTTCTGAAGTTACTACAGATGAAATTGTAGTACCGACACGCGGACCTGACTGGTATGATAATGGTCAATGGCAACAGCTCGTAAAGCATACCTGGACACCAGTTTCGCCCGGGCAGATAAATGGTGCCTGGGAATGGGGTTTCACAGCTATTGCAAGTACTAATATTAGCTTGAAAGGCCTTAATGCCAGTACACTAACCATTGAAGGAAAAGAATCGATTGTTGCTGAATTGCGTATGATACGGGCTTTTGCTTACTTCTGGTTATGCGATTTGTATGGGAATGTACCTATTATTACAGAAACTTCTCCCGTAGGTAATCCACCACAGAGCACCCGTCAGGAAGTGTTTAATTTCGTAGAAAACGAAATTAAAGCGGCTTTACCGAATCTGATAGACGCCAATAATGTTACTACCTATGCCCGTTTTAATAAATCAGCAGCAAATACATTACTGGCTAAACTGTATATGAATGCTGAAGTATATACTGGAACGCCACGCTGGCAAGATGCCATCACTGCCTTAGATGAAGTGATCAATTCCGGGGATTATAGCTTAAATGGCACGTATCTGGATAACTTTGCTGTAGATAATGACAAAAATGGTTCTAATATAGAAAATATTTTTGTTATTCCTTTCGATAAGATCTATGCAACCGGATTTGCATGGCAGATGCGTACTTTGCACTATGGACAAGGAGGAACGTATGGCCTGACCAATAACCCATGGAATGGCTGGGCTACCCGGGCTGAATTCTTTAACAAATTTACGGAAGATGACAAACGCAGGGAAATGTGGCTTTTTGGACCCCAGTTAGATCAAAGTGGTAATGTGATTGCATTTGTAGATGGAGTAGATAATCAGAGAAAAGATCTGATTTTTACGCCAACTATTACTTCTTTAGAAAGGGCTCTTGGAAACGAAGGTGTTCGGAATGTAAAATATGAAGTGCAACGCAATAATACCCGTTCTGACCAGGACAATGATCTGGTAACTTTCCGCTATGCAGATGTGCTTTTAATGAAGGCAGAGGCATTGGTACGCCTGGGTAACGCAGGAGCAGCTCTGCCTTTTGTGAATCAGGTACGGGCCCGCGCCGGTGTACCAGATTTTACGGAGGTAACTTTAGACAACTTATTAGAAGAACGCGGTCGTGAGATGGCCTGGGAAGGCTGGAGACGCAATGATCTGATACGTTTTGGAAAATTCACTACTGATACATGGGAATTCAAAACAGACACAGATCCTAATAAAAAGCTGTATCCCATTTCATCACAGCAGTTATCAAATAATCCCAATCTGAAACAGAATACAGGATATTGATAATTCGTTAGCAATGTATATTTTGAAAAGCAAGTTGTTTCGACAGCTTGCTTTTTTTTAACCCAAATATATTTAGGAGTGTATAGGATAGAAAATTATGTAATTCAAACTACCTATACATGTTTATACAAAGTATTCGAAAATCAACACTGCTGTTCACCTTCAATTAATATACAGAAATGTATAATTGCTTTACTTTCAGCATAGATGCACTCGGTCGTAAATACTTTTATGCTGTAAATTTTAATAGGTTGTTGTTTAATACGCCAGCACTATTCTTGAGCTTACCCTTATGTTCATTTTAATCAATCAGTTATTACAAACCAGGCATCGAACATTATGTGCATTTTATAAGTGCTTTTTACTTTTTATGTTGCTTGGCATAACTGATATATATGGACAAGCAAAATTACAGGGAACCATACTTGACATAGAAACCCAGAAACCTGTTGTTGGAGTAAATATTCTTGTAAAGAATACTGCAAAAGGAACTGTAACTGATCAGCAAGGATTTTATTCTATTGAACTACCCTTCGGAACATATATTATTACTTTTTCAGCCGTAGGTTACCGTTCCCAGTCCAGGTCTGTAACTTTTACCGATGATGTAGTGCTCGATTTAAAACTTGTCAATTCTACACAGGAGTTACAAGAGGTGGTCGTGACCGGTAAAACGCCGGATCAGAATGTGAAAGGTGCACAAATGAGTACTATCCAGTTGAACATTCAGACCCTCAATAAAATTCCGGCTGTATTGGGAGAAGCTGATATTATAAAGGCGTTTACACTCCAGCCAGGTGTAACTACAGTAGGGGAAGGAGCAGGCGGCTTTAATGTAAGGGGAGGACGTGTAGACCAGAACTTAGTATTACTGGATGGAGCGCCTGTATTTAATACTTCGCACTTACTGGGTTTTTTCACCAGCGTAAATCCGGATGTTGTCAGAGAAGCAACCTTATACAAAGGAGGCATACCAGCTCCTTTTGGAGGAAGGCTCTCTTCATTACTGGATATACATACAAAGTCGGGCAACGAGGAGCAGATCAGAACCTCATTTGGCGTAGGCCCCATAAGTAGCCGAATTATAGTGGATGGCCCTTTGATAAAAAATAAAGTTACTTTTTTAGCCAGTGGAAGAGTAGCCTATCCCAATTTTATTTTAAGTCTATTTCCTGAACAGTTCAAAGGCAACCGTGCTTTTTATTATGATGTAAATGGGAAATTGCAGTATAAGTTAAATGATAACAATACGATTGCATTGTCGGCATACAGAAGCACCGACAATTTTAAATTTCCGGAAGATACGTTGTATACATGGCATTCTAATCTAGCTTCTTTACATTGGAACAGTGCCCTTAGAAAAGATTTAGTGTTGACTGTGAGTGGGATTCACAGCGATTACAAACTGGGTATGGAAGGATTAAAAGAGCAATATCAGTTTTTGCTTGCCTCTTCCATCAAGCATCAGGAGGTAAAAACACGCTTGTTCTATGCTTTAAAGAGCCGGCATAAGTTGGAAGCCGGGGCAAATGCGATCTGGTATACGCTTAATCCTGGAAGTCGCAAGCCACTTAAAAATTCCATTATTAATCCCCAGACTTTACAAAAAGAGTTTGCCCGTGAAATGGCTGCCTATATCAGCGATGAATTTTTAATCACCCCAGCTATTACTTTACAAGCAGGGGTTCGCTATTCCTGGTTTGGCAATGTAGGCCCCAGGCAAGTTTATAGTTATACGCAAGGTGCACCCCGTACTCTGGAGGCTATTGAGGATAGTTTGGATTACCAGCATGGAAAATTTATTAAGACCTATGGTGGCTGGGAGCCAAGGGTTTCGCTGAGAGTAGGATTTGGAACGCAAACAGCGGTAAAGTTCAGTTATAACCGAATGCGACAATACCTGCATTTAATCTCAAATACAACCGCTATTTCGCCAGTGGATTTCTGGAAAGTGAGTGATTCTTATATCCCGCCACAGGTGGTAGACCAGCTAGCCGTAGGAATATTCAATAATTTTAAAAGCAATGAAATAGAAACTTCTGTGGAGGCTTTTTATAAGGATATTACCAGTTTGGTAGAGTATAAAAATGGGGCTGTACTACTGATGAACCCTATCATAGAAACGGCTTTGTTACCGGCATCGGGCAAAGCGTATGGCATCGAAGTTAGTCTAGCAAAAAATAAGGGAAAACTAACCGGGCAGTTAAGTTATACCTATTCGCGCTCGCTGGCAAAAGTACAGGCAGACTTTGCCACTGAAAGTGTGAATGAAGGAGCGTATTTTCCGTCCACCTATGACAAACCTCATAATGCCGCACTTTCTTCACAACTACTGCTGGGCAGAGGCTGGACTTTTTCCACTAATTTTGTATATAGTACCGGCCGGCCGATAACGTATCCCGATGGGCAATATGTATTTAATAATACGCCTGTTATTGATTATTCCAAGCGGAATTTAGACAGGTTGCCAGATTATCACCGGCTGGATATTTCCTTTACAAAAGATACCCGTGTAAAAAAAGACCAGAAAAGATATAGTACCTGGATATTCTCTATTTACAACGTATACAGCAGAAAAAATCCGTATTCAATCTATTTTTCCAAAGTCCGCACAGTTACCAGAGCTTACCAGCTTTCAGTACTTGGTTCATTTATTCCATCCTTAACGCTTAACTTCTACTTTTGATTATCTGATTATGAAAGTAGTATTTATTTCAGCTTTGATTATCCTGGGTTTATTTTCATCTTGTATAGACGAAGTACAGCTACCTATTCGTAATGAAGAACCCAGGCTGGTTGTGGAAGGCATGATCACCAATGAGCTACCGCCTTATTCTGTGCGTCTTACCTATTCGGGTAGTTTTCAATCAGCACGCGATATACCCAATGAATTGTTTATTTCTAATGCCCAGGTAAAAATCAGCGATGAACAAGGTAATGAAGCTGAACTGTTTTATACCGATCAAGGTACGTACCAGACAAGAGATTCTTTATTTATAGGCCAGGTAGGAAAAACCTATCAACTAACCATACAATTAACGGACGGGAAAAAATATGTTTCACAACCCGAAAAAATGGCTGCTGTTCCTGCAATTGACAGTCTATATAGTGAATATGTAGATACCTGGAGTTCTGAACGCCGGGAACCGGGTTATATGTTGTATGCAGATCTGCAAGACCCGCAAGAAACGGAAGATTATTACCGGTGGTCAGGCTTTAGTTTTCTTCTCAAACGGGCTACCGGTGTTCCCTGTGTGATAGGTAGCCCACAAATAATTTGTTATGAATATTGCTGGCTTCCCAATTATAGCAGTTCCGTACATATTCTCACGGATGACGCAGTGAATGGAAATAAAATCAGAAAGCAGAATGTCTATTACTCGCCTATTTTTACTATCGGATCGCATTTGGTAGAAATCAGCCAGCAATCTCTTACTAAAGAAGCATATCAATTCTGGAAACGTTTTGATGAGCAGGTAACCAGGGTAGGCAGCATTTT from Rhodocytophaga rosea carries:
- a CDS encoding transposase, whose protein sequence is MPIILSKRPYQAKVALQVADKGYCATKNLYYHGLKLHFVGADCYQCLPQAQHISFSQASANDLTVLKPVFSPLQACKVISDKIYASQAFNDQLSRQQVEILTPVKLKKGQKYLPAADKLFSRYISTIR
- a CDS encoding SusC/RagA family TonB-linked outer membrane protein → MKNNTQQAIYGFLSGNRVLNLCGIRGIKKYSIFLSALLLSLTFPLQTFAQDVNISGKVLDEADSSPLPGVNITVKGTTNGTVTDGTGAYTLSVPSNSTLVFSYIGYTTQEIAVSNRTSINVNMASDVKALSEVVVVGYGTQKKADVTGATATVTAKDLNVGVINNPLQSVQGRVAGLNIVSSGGDPTNNRPAIRLRGTSSLSANSEPLIVVDGVAGVPLNAVAPEDIQSVDVLKDASAAAIYGSRGANGVIIITTKRGIAGKTTVEYNGYVGVETPAKFLPFLSADEYRSKLRELNLDVTANDYGASTNWFKELSRNAVSQNHSLAVSGGTDKFSYRGSLVYLNQPGIMHNSSYDRLNGRLNLVQKALDDKLEIQLLLSQQIANKNQVDPFAFLLAGRINPTIPVYNDQGTFLQPGVAGFDVYNGKRIPGGFEIANPLALLEQIEQLGREKQTLGNVKVSIEPVTGLKFGVNGSISNNNWIYGRFQPSTFTAGGNNQSAAQRDTRETIDKLLEITGQYSKTFGTHNVSVLGGYTYQKLSNEGFRAANRSFPDVFGYSNLNAGNAQADGTTNREVSSYKTEAILVGFLGRINYSFNEKYLLTANIRRDGSSRFGSNNRWGWFPSVSVGWRIGEESFLKNTGIFSDLKLRAGYGVTGNQEGIYDYAPLLLYGANGSFLNNGAWQTTYGYSQNANPDLKWETSAMTNIGVDFSLLQGRLNGSLEVYSKDTRDLLFSYPIAIGSTYGSQNLTALTSSVLANVGEINNRGIEFAVDYLVIDREDFQWKTNLNLAHNRNKIVSLSSGIFRYDASNPRTYGGYGSGQGGIANPVALIEGYPIGQFYGPVFQGFGTTEKGEPIYNFKDIDGDGSIDPFGKDRTFIGDAQPRLVYSWGNNFTYKRFDLSVLFRGALGHKIANGPYIYSANPNRFPGNNVIKDAFSTGIPAGLSPAWSDFWVEKGDFVRLDNWRLSYKLPTFWKYVTSASIFVAGNNTFVITKYRGIDPEPRLGASRDIYGNNNDDAINTNLSPGLENITFYPRTRSFTAGVSLNF
- a CDS encoding RagB/SusD family nutrient uptake outer membrane protein, which translates into the protein MKRFKQIKITAVLSGALLLTGIHACTDLDTEVYDRASAENFPLNANELLSTVGGTYGTLRGWNGAPFELSEVTTDEIVVPTRGPDWYDNGQWQQLVKHTWTPVSPGQINGAWEWGFTAIASTNISLKGLNASTLTIEGKESIVAELRMIRAFAYFWLCDLYGNVPIITETSPVGNPPQSTRQEVFNFVENEIKAALPNLIDANNVTTYARFNKSAANTLLAKLYMNAEVYTGTPRWQDAITALDEVINSGDYSLNGTYLDNFAVDNDKNGSNIENIFVIPFDKIYATGFAWQMRTLHYGQGGTYGLTNNPWNGWATRAEFFNKFTEDDKRREMWLFGPQLDQSGNVIAFVDGVDNQRKDLIFTPTITSLERALGNEGVRNVKYEVQRNNTRSDQDNDLVTFRYADVLLMKAEALVRLGNAGAALPFVNQVRARAGVPDFTEVTLDNLLEERGREMAWEGWRRNDLIRFGKFTTDTWEFKTDTDPNKKLYPISSQQLSNNPNLKQNTGY